One window from the genome of Clostridia bacterium encodes:
- a CDS encoding zinc-ribbon domain-containing protein, producing the protein MAEKKEKRYVSDNVQLMAEWNWEKNNELNFNPETLTLGSGQKVWWKCRKGHEWIAIVNNRNKGRGCPVCSSNKIQQGSNDLQTINPTLAKEWNYEKNVELTPVDVLPNSNKKVWWKCNEGHEWQATVVNRNKGRGCPECYREKRKIKL; encoded by the coding sequence ATGGCAGAAAAGAAAGAAAAAAGATATGTGAGCGATAATGTTCAACTTATGGCTGAATGGAACTGGGAAAAGAATAATGAATTAAATTTCAATCCCGAAACATTAACTCTTGGTAGTGGTCAAAAAGTATGGTGGAAGTGTAGGAAAGGTCATGAGTGGATAGCAATAGTAAACAACAGAAATAAAGGACGCGGGTGCCCAGTTTGTTCTAGCAATAAAATACAGCAAGGCAGTAATGATTTACAGACAATTAATCCAACTTTAGCGAAAGAATGGAATTATGAAAAAAACGTCGAATTGACTCCTGTGGATGTTTTGCCTAATAGCAATAAGAAAGTATGGTGGAAATGTAACGAGGGACACGAATGGCAAGCTACGGTAGTCAATAGAAACAAAGGGCGTGGATGTCCGGAGTGCTATAGAGAAAAGCGAAAAATAAAGTTGTGA